The Montipora capricornis isolate CH-2021 chromosome 6, ASM3666992v2, whole genome shotgun sequence genome has a window encoding:
- the LOC138052894 gene encoding transmembrane protein 121B-like has product MTRRTAILRRVFARVLAISLLVLQGAILDYYLILERTSSWCFAWIVTDAISLSTWLSLMWTSHRSSRIAHTKAKDSMKIVYIAWIVYAVLFVPKVVTLFKTKVSLFDDEKPALGQNTFKMNLSITPMLFLFLIFSHHDVKSLSRRKYYLEKLTAAVALDLFDSVEMLEYLFAKEKITITLENAILAFSSLNFFLPTFALFELKFNKFYDSGEVSSISFKLIYICSFMCFVNVPFLVLRLILWHGFHLEVSVLLAKNFLAIVMGLIEIMEFFVEERPKKCVGCEKTFAKGYLKSHRGMCFHIQSPEIRLSCDGTRNANQENRINKQILEAQDFNEQIMSPRNAISPRISNIWTYV; this is encoded by the coding sequence ATGACAAGAAGAACAGCCATTTTGCGCCGGGTTTTTGCCCGAGTTTTGGCCATTAGTTTGCTCGTTTTGCAAGGTGCAATTCTGGATTATTACCTGATTTTAGAGCGAACCTCATCTTGGTGTTTCGCATGGATCGTAACAGACGCCATTTCATTGTCTACCTGGCTCTCGCTCATGTGGACATCGCACCGAAGTTCGCGGATTGCACACACGAAGGCTAAAGACAGCATGAAGATAGTTTACATCGCGTGGATTGTTTATGCTGTACTTTTCGTACCCAAAGTGGTTACGTTATTCAAGACCAAAGTCTCACTCTTTGATGATGAAAAACCTGCCTTGGGGCAAAATACGTTCAAAATGAATTTATCTATAACGCCaatgttgtttttatttctgatattCTCGCATCACGATGTAAAATCTCTTTCACGAAGGAAATACTACTTGGAGAAATTAACAGCAGCAGTGGCTCTCGATTTGTTCGACAGCGTGGAAATGCTAGAATACCTCTTTGccaaagaaaaaattacaatCACGTTAGAAAATGCCATTTTGGCATTTtcctccttgaatttttttctgccCACCTTTGCCTTGTTTGAGCTGAAATTCAATAAGTTTTACGACAGTGGAGAAGTTTCTTCCATTTCCTTCAAGCTTATTTACATCTGTAGTTTCATGTGTTTTGTCAACGTGCCTTTTTTAGTCTTGAGGCTTATCTTGTGGCACGGATTTCACTTGGAGGTATCAGTATTGCTGGCAAAGAATTTTCTGGCTATTGTAATGGGATTAATTGAGATAATGGAGTTCTTTGTCGAGGAAAGACCAAAGAAATGTGTGGGTTGTGAGAAAACGTTCGCTAAAGGCTACTTAAAATCACACCGTGGGATGTGCTTTCATATTCAAAGCCCGGAAATTAGACTGAGTTGTGATGGAACAAGAAATGCAAATCAAGAGAATAGGATCAATAAACAAATCTTAGAGGCCCAGGATTTTAATGAGCAAATTATGTCACCAAGAAATGCGATTTCGCCAAGAATATCGAATATCTGGACATATGTATGA